Proteins from one Gallus gallus isolate bGalGal1 chromosome 17, bGalGal1.mat.broiler.GRCg7b, whole genome shotgun sequence genomic window:
- the FPGS gene encoding folylpolyglutamate synthase, mitochondrial isoform X11, with amino-acid sequence MVARGLRALRGALRGAAGSGGRRLSTRPARVPAADYQVVGARGRGRGEGAAGGRGAEPGRKGAGVRGRGPLRAGALRGGWGGGSGTGGGGAPVTDAIRTLNTLQTNASYLEQVKRERGDPRAQLEAMRGFLERSGLQVEDLDRLNIIHVTGTKGKGSACAFTERILRGYGLRTGFYSSPHLVQVRERIRINGQPLSKELFSKYFWLVYRRLRGTKDESQANMPAYFRFLTIMAFHVFLQEKVDLAVVEVGIGGAFDCTNIIRAPVVCGVSSLGIDHTSILGDTVEKIAWQKGGIFKPGVPAFTVPQPEQPLEVLRDRARECGCPLYLCPELDAFEAGTQVLELGLAGSHQRSNAALALQLSRTWLQRRGYEAGTDVLQDVLPGAELSAQRSVPLAPTFCPSDAMIQGLRDTEWPGRTQVLPHGPVTWYIDGAHTTSSIQACVRWFRQAALNEDKPQDGSEVRVLLFNATGDRDTAALLKLLLVRFWGAGGGMLSLGPTLLQVLGATWWSCCPSVLLSCCLPAQCRPPFRGAHSPSCSPNTPPSSHAGLGQPCHFDYAVFCPNFTEVSVAANSADQQNFNVTLENALTRCVENQKTWTRLMEEKGGPWLPAPLEVGGLLQPDPLRGALLLVPPAERPLNSTSLVFPCISHALQWITQGRDPHLPLPASKVGAHPHPVATSGAVLLQEAAAIRVLVTGSLHLVGGVLKLLDPTLSQ; translated from the exons atGGTGGCGCGGGGGCTGCGCGCGCtgcgcggggcgctgcggggggcggcggggagcggaggGAGGCGGCTCAGCACGCGGCCGGCGCGCGTCCCTGCAGCGGACTATCAGGTAGTTGGAGCccgggggagggggagaggggagggagctgCGGGGGGACGGGGCGCGGAGCCGGGCCGGAAGGGAGCGGGCGTGCGGGGTCGGGGGCCGCTCCGAGCCGGCGCTCTgcgggggggatgggggggggggagcgggaccggcggcggcggcgctccGGTAACG GACGCCATCCGCACGCTGAACACGCTGCAGACCAACGCCAGTTACCTGGAGCAGGTGAAGAGGGAACGCGGGGACCCCCGGGCGCAGCTGGAGGCCATGCGGGGCTTTTTGGAGAGGAGCGGGCTGCAG GTCGAGGACCTGGATCGGCTGAACATCATCCACGTCACGGGGACGAAGGGCAAG GGCTCAGCCTGCGCCTTCACCGAGCGCATCCTGCGCGGCTATGGGCTGCGGACCGGCTTCTACAG ctccccccacTTGGTGCAGGTGCGCGAGCGGATCCGTATCAACGGGCAGCCGCTGAGCAAGGAGCTGTTCAGCAAGTACTTCTGGCTGGTGTACCGCCGGCTGCGGGGCACCAag GACGAGTCTCAGGCCAACATGCCGGCTTACTTCCGCTTCCTCACCATCATGGCCTTCCACGTCTTCCTGCAGGAGaag GTGGACCTGGCGGTGGTGGAGGTGGGCATCGGTGGTGCCTTCGACTGCACCAACATCATCAG GGCGCCCGTGGTGTGCGGCGTCTCCTCGTTGGGCATCGACCACACCAGCATCCTGGGGGACACGGTGGAGAAGATCGCTTGGCAGAAGGGGGGCATTTTTAAG CCCGGCGTGCCGGCGTTCACTGTGCCGCAGCCCGAACAACCGCTGGAAGTGCTCCGGGACCGAGCGCGGGAGTGTGGG TGCCCGCTGTACCTGTGCCCCGAGCTGGATGCCTTTGAGGCGGGGACGcaggtgctggagctggggctggcGGGCAGCCACCAGCGCTCCAATGCTGCtctggctctgcagctctcaCGGACGTGGCTGCAGCGGCGCGGTTATGAAG CAGGTACCGATGTGCTGCAGGACGTGCTGCCTGGAGCGGAGCTGTCGGCACAGCGCTCGGTGCCACTGGCACCCACGTTTTGCCCCAGTGATGCCATGATCCAAG ggCTGCGGGACACAGAGTGGCCGGGCCGTACCCAGGTGCTGCCGCACGGCCCCGTGACGTGGTACATCGATGGGGCTCacaccaccagcagcatccAAGCCTGCGTCCGCTGGTTTCGCCAGGCGGCCCTCAATGAGGACAAACCCCAGGA TGGCTCTGAGGTGCGGGTGCTCCTCTTCAACGCTACGGGGGACCGGGACACAGCTGCGCtactgaagctgctgctggtgaggTTTTGGGGTGCTGGCGGGGGGATGCTGTCCTTGGGCCCCACTTTGCTGCAGGTGCTGGGAGCCACATGGTGGAGCTGCTGTCCGTCTGTCCTGCTGTCCTGTTGTCTCCCGGCTCAATGCCGCCCTCCTTTCCGAGGGGctcacagccccagctgcagtcCTAACACCCCCCCATCAAGCCACGCTGGGCTGGGACAG ccctgccactTTGACTACGCCGTCTTCTGCCCCAACTTCACAGAGGTGTCGGTGGCTGCTAACTCAG CAGACCAACAAAACTTCAACGTGACCCTGGAGAACGCCCTCACGCGCTGTGTGGAGAACCAGAAGACGTGGACGCGGCTGATGGAGGAGAAGGGGGGCCCATGGCTGCCGGCCCCCCTGGAGGTGGGGGGGCTGCTGCAACCGGACCCCCTGCGGGGAGCCCTGCTCCTGGTGCCCCCGGCCGAGCGGCCGCTCAACTCCACCTCCCTCGTCTTCCCCTGCATTTCCCACGCGCTGCAGTGGATCACGCAGGGCCGGGACCCCCACCTGCCCCTGCCTGCCTCCAAAGTGGGGGCTCACCCGCACCCTGTGGCCaccagtggggctgtgctgctgcaggaggcgGCCGCCATCCGTGTCCTTGTCACCGGCAGCCTGCACCTGGTTGGGGGGGTCCTCAAGCTGCTGGACCCCACGCTGTCCCAGTAG
- the FPGS gene encoding folylpolyglutamate synthase, mitochondrial isoform X8: MEGRGEGGSDALSAPRGTAAWGGRPAAPLRHVSRPDVAAFCPLQRWRRGGAGLRPRGRRRARTADGAGRRGAMVARGLRALRGALRGAAGSGGRRLSTRPARVPAADYQDAIRTLNTLQTNASYLEQVKRERGDPRAQLEAMRGFLERSGLQVEDLDRLNIIHVTGTKGKGSACAFTERILRGYGLRTGFYSSPHLVQVRERIRINGQPLSKELFSKYFWLVYRRLRGTKDESQANMPAYFRFLTIMAFHVFLQEKVDLAVVEVGIGGAFDCTNIIRAPVVCGVSSLGIDHTSILGDTVEKIAWQKGGIFKPGVPAFTVPQPEQPLEVLRDRARECGCPLYLCPELDAFEAGTQVLELGLAGSHQRSNAALALQLSRTWLQRRGYEAGTDVLQDVLPGAELSAQRSVPLAPTFCPSDAMIQGLRDTEWPGRTQVLPHGPVTWYIDGAHTTSSIQACVRWFRQAALNEDKPQDGSEVRVLLFNATGDRDTAALLKLLLPCHFDYAVFCPNFTEVSVAANSDQQNFNVTLENALTRCVENQKTWTRLMEEKGGPWLPAPLEVGGLLQPDPLRGALLLVPPAERPLNSTSLVFPCISHALQWITQGRDPHLPLPASKVGAHPHPVATSGAVLLQEAAAIRVLVTGSLHLVGGVLKLLDPTLSQ; the protein is encoded by the exons AtggagggaaggggggagggggggagcgATGCTCTCAGCGCCCCGCGTGGGACCGCTGCTTGGGGGGGCCGTCCCGCCGCCCCTCTCCGTCACGTCTCCCGCCCCGACGTGGCGGCGTTTTGCCCTCTCCAAAgatggcggcggggcggggcggggctgcggccgcgGGGACGGCGGCGCGCGCGAACAGCGgacggcgcggggcggcgcggcgcgatGGTGGCGCGGGGGCTGCGCGCGCtgcgcggggcgctgcggggggcggcggggagcggaggGAGGCGGCTCAGCACGCGGCCGGCGCGCGTCCCTGCAGCGGACTATCAG GACGCCATCCGCACGCTGAACACGCTGCAGACCAACGCCAGTTACCTGGAGCAGGTGAAGAGGGAACGCGGGGACCCCCGGGCGCAGCTGGAGGCCATGCGGGGCTTTTTGGAGAGGAGCGGGCTGCAG GTCGAGGACCTGGATCGGCTGAACATCATCCACGTCACGGGGACGAAGGGCAAG GGCTCAGCCTGCGCCTTCACCGAGCGCATCCTGCGCGGCTATGGGCTGCGGACCGGCTTCTACAG ctccccccacTTGGTGCAGGTGCGCGAGCGGATCCGTATCAACGGGCAGCCGCTGAGCAAGGAGCTGTTCAGCAAGTACTTCTGGCTGGTGTACCGCCGGCTGCGGGGCACCAag GACGAGTCTCAGGCCAACATGCCGGCTTACTTCCGCTTCCTCACCATCATGGCCTTCCACGTCTTCCTGCAGGAGaag GTGGACCTGGCGGTGGTGGAGGTGGGCATCGGTGGTGCCTTCGACTGCACCAACATCATCAG GGCGCCCGTGGTGTGCGGCGTCTCCTCGTTGGGCATCGACCACACCAGCATCCTGGGGGACACGGTGGAGAAGATCGCTTGGCAGAAGGGGGGCATTTTTAAG CCCGGCGTGCCGGCGTTCACTGTGCCGCAGCCCGAACAACCGCTGGAAGTGCTCCGGGACCGAGCGCGGGAGTGTGGG TGCCCGCTGTACCTGTGCCCCGAGCTGGATGCCTTTGAGGCGGGGACGcaggtgctggagctggggctggcGGGCAGCCACCAGCGCTCCAATGCTGCtctggctctgcagctctcaCGGACGTGGCTGCAGCGGCGCGGTTATGAAG CAGGTACCGATGTGCTGCAGGACGTGCTGCCTGGAGCGGAGCTGTCGGCACAGCGCTCGGTGCCACTGGCACCCACGTTTTGCCCCAGTGATGCCATGATCCAAG ggCTGCGGGACACAGAGTGGCCGGGCCGTACCCAGGTGCTGCCGCACGGCCCCGTGACGTGGTACATCGATGGGGCTCacaccaccagcagcatccAAGCCTGCGTCCGCTGGTTTCGCCAGGCGGCCCTCAATGAGGACAAACCCCAGGA TGGCTCTGAGGTGCGGGTGCTCCTCTTCAACGCTACGGGGGACCGGGACACAGCTGCGCtactgaagctgctgctg ccctgccactTTGACTACGCCGTCTTCTGCCCCAACTTCACAGAGGTGTCGGTGGCTGCTAACTCAG ACCAACAAAACTTCAACGTGACCCTGGAGAACGCCCTCACGCGCTGTGTGGAGAACCAGAAGACGTGGACGCGGCTGATGGAGGAGAAGGGGGGCCCATGGCTGCCGGCCCCCCTGGAGGTGGGGGGGCTGCTGCAACCGGACCCCCTGCGGGGAGCCCTGCTCCTGGTGCCCCCGGCCGAGCGGCCGCTCAACTCCACCTCCCTCGTCTTCCCCTGCATTTCCCACGCGCTGCAGTGGATCACGCAGGGCCGGGACCCCCACCTGCCCCTGCCTGCCTCCAAAGTGGGGGCTCACCCGCACCCTGTGGCCaccagtggggctgtgctgctgcaggaggcgGCCGCCATCCGTGTCCTTGTCACCGGCAGCCTGCACCTGGTTGGGGGGGTCCTCAAGCTGCTGGACCCCACGCTGTCCCAGTAG
- the FPGS gene encoding folylpolyglutamate synthase, mitochondrial isoform X7: MEGRGEGGSDALSAPRGTAAWGGRPAAPLRHVSRPDVAAFCPLQRWRRGGAGLRPRGRRRARTADGAGRRGAMVARGLRALRGALRGAAGSGGRRLSTRPARVPAADYQDAIRTLNTLQTNASYLEQVKRERGDPRAQLEAMRGFLERSGLQVEDLDRLNIIHVTGTKGKGSACAFTERILRGYGLRTGFYSSPHLVQVRERIRINGQPLSKELFSKYFWLVYRRLRGTKDESQANMPAYFRFLTIMAFHVFLQEKVDLAVVEVGIGGAFDCTNIIRAPVVCGVSSLGIDHTSILGDTVEKIAWQKGGIFKPGVPAFTVPQPEQPLEVLRDRARECGCPLYLCPELDAFEAGTQVLELGLAGSHQRSNAALALQLSRTWLQRRGYEAGTDVLQDVLPGAELSAQRSVPLAPTFCPSDAMIQGLRDTEWPGRTQVLPHGPVTWYIDGAHTTSSIQACVRWFRQAALNEDKPQDGSEVRVLLFNATGDRDTAALLKLLLPCHFDYAVFCPNFTEVSVAANSADQQNFNVTLENALTRCVENQKTWTRLMEEKGGPWLPAPLEVGGLLQPDPLRGALLLVPPAERPLNSTSLVFPCISHALQWITQGRDPHLPLPASKVGAHPHPVATSGAVLLQEAAAIRVLVTGSLHLVGGVLKLLDPTLSQ, encoded by the exons AtggagggaaggggggagggggggagcgATGCTCTCAGCGCCCCGCGTGGGACCGCTGCTTGGGGGGGCCGTCCCGCCGCCCCTCTCCGTCACGTCTCCCGCCCCGACGTGGCGGCGTTTTGCCCTCTCCAAAgatggcggcggggcggggcggggctgcggccgcgGGGACGGCGGCGCGCGCGAACAGCGgacggcgcggggcggcgcggcgcgatGGTGGCGCGGGGGCTGCGCGCGCtgcgcggggcgctgcggggggcggcggggagcggaggGAGGCGGCTCAGCACGCGGCCGGCGCGCGTCCCTGCAGCGGACTATCAG GACGCCATCCGCACGCTGAACACGCTGCAGACCAACGCCAGTTACCTGGAGCAGGTGAAGAGGGAACGCGGGGACCCCCGGGCGCAGCTGGAGGCCATGCGGGGCTTTTTGGAGAGGAGCGGGCTGCAG GTCGAGGACCTGGATCGGCTGAACATCATCCACGTCACGGGGACGAAGGGCAAG GGCTCAGCCTGCGCCTTCACCGAGCGCATCCTGCGCGGCTATGGGCTGCGGACCGGCTTCTACAG ctccccccacTTGGTGCAGGTGCGCGAGCGGATCCGTATCAACGGGCAGCCGCTGAGCAAGGAGCTGTTCAGCAAGTACTTCTGGCTGGTGTACCGCCGGCTGCGGGGCACCAag GACGAGTCTCAGGCCAACATGCCGGCTTACTTCCGCTTCCTCACCATCATGGCCTTCCACGTCTTCCTGCAGGAGaag GTGGACCTGGCGGTGGTGGAGGTGGGCATCGGTGGTGCCTTCGACTGCACCAACATCATCAG GGCGCCCGTGGTGTGCGGCGTCTCCTCGTTGGGCATCGACCACACCAGCATCCTGGGGGACACGGTGGAGAAGATCGCTTGGCAGAAGGGGGGCATTTTTAAG CCCGGCGTGCCGGCGTTCACTGTGCCGCAGCCCGAACAACCGCTGGAAGTGCTCCGGGACCGAGCGCGGGAGTGTGGG TGCCCGCTGTACCTGTGCCCCGAGCTGGATGCCTTTGAGGCGGGGACGcaggtgctggagctggggctggcGGGCAGCCACCAGCGCTCCAATGCTGCtctggctctgcagctctcaCGGACGTGGCTGCAGCGGCGCGGTTATGAAG CAGGTACCGATGTGCTGCAGGACGTGCTGCCTGGAGCGGAGCTGTCGGCACAGCGCTCGGTGCCACTGGCACCCACGTTTTGCCCCAGTGATGCCATGATCCAAG ggCTGCGGGACACAGAGTGGCCGGGCCGTACCCAGGTGCTGCCGCACGGCCCCGTGACGTGGTACATCGATGGGGCTCacaccaccagcagcatccAAGCCTGCGTCCGCTGGTTTCGCCAGGCGGCCCTCAATGAGGACAAACCCCAGGA TGGCTCTGAGGTGCGGGTGCTCCTCTTCAACGCTACGGGGGACCGGGACACAGCTGCGCtactgaagctgctgctg ccctgccactTTGACTACGCCGTCTTCTGCCCCAACTTCACAGAGGTGTCGGTGGCTGCTAACTCAG CAGACCAACAAAACTTCAACGTGACCCTGGAGAACGCCCTCACGCGCTGTGTGGAGAACCAGAAGACGTGGACGCGGCTGATGGAGGAGAAGGGGGGCCCATGGCTGCCGGCCCCCCTGGAGGTGGGGGGGCTGCTGCAACCGGACCCCCTGCGGGGAGCCCTGCTCCTGGTGCCCCCGGCCGAGCGGCCGCTCAACTCCACCTCCCTCGTCTTCCCCTGCATTTCCCACGCGCTGCAGTGGATCACGCAGGGCCGGGACCCCCACCTGCCCCTGCCTGCCTCCAAAGTGGGGGCTCACCCGCACCCTGTGGCCaccagtggggctgtgctgctgcaggaggcgGCCGCCATCCGTGTCCTTGTCACCGGCAGCCTGCACCTGGTTGGGGGGGTCCTCAAGCTGCTGGACCCCACGCTGTCCCAGTAG
- the FPGS gene encoding folylpolyglutamate synthase, mitochondrial isoform X4, with the protein MEGRGEGGSDALSAPRGTAAWGGRPAAPLRHVSRPDVAAFCPLQRWRRGGAGLRPRGRRRARTADGAGRRGAMVARGLRALRGALRGAAGSGGRRLSTRPARVPAADYQDAIRTLNTLQTNASYLEQVKRERGDPRAQLEAMRGFLERSGLQVEDLDRLNIIHVTGTKGKGSACAFTERILRGYGLRTGFYSSPHLVQVRERIRINGQPLSKELFSKYFWLVYRRLRGTKDESQANMPAYFRFLTIMAFHVFLQEKVDLAVVEVGIGGAFDCTNIIRAPVVCGVSSLGIDHTSILGDTVEKIAWQKGGIFKPGVPAFTVPQPEQPLEVLRDRARECGCPLYLCPELDAFEAGTQVLELGLAGSHQRSNAALALQLSRTWLQRRGYEAGTDVLQDVLPGAELSAQRSVPLAPTFCPSDAMIQGLRDTEWPGRTQVLPHGPVTWYIDGAHTTSSIQACVRWFRQAALNEDKPQDGSEVRVLLFNATGDRDTAALLKLLLVRFWGAGGGMLSLGPTLLQVLGATWWSCCPSVLLSCCLPAQCRPPFRGAHSPSCSPNTPPSSHAGLGQPCHFDYAVFCPNFTEVSVAANSADQQNFNVTLENALTRCVENQKTWTRLMEEKGGPWLPAPLEVGGLLQPDPLRGALLLVPPAERPLNSTSLVFPCISHALQWITQGRDPHLPLPASKVGAHPHPVATSGAVLLQEAAAIRVLVTGSLHLVGGVLKLLDPTLSQ; encoded by the exons AtggagggaaggggggagggggggagcgATGCTCTCAGCGCCCCGCGTGGGACCGCTGCTTGGGGGGGCCGTCCCGCCGCCCCTCTCCGTCACGTCTCCCGCCCCGACGTGGCGGCGTTTTGCCCTCTCCAAAgatggcggcggggcggggcggggctgcggccgcgGGGACGGCGGCGCGCGCGAACAGCGgacggcgcggggcggcgcggcgcgatGGTGGCGCGGGGGCTGCGCGCGCtgcgcggggcgctgcggggggcggcggggagcggaggGAGGCGGCTCAGCACGCGGCCGGCGCGCGTCCCTGCAGCGGACTATCAG GACGCCATCCGCACGCTGAACACGCTGCAGACCAACGCCAGTTACCTGGAGCAGGTGAAGAGGGAACGCGGGGACCCCCGGGCGCAGCTGGAGGCCATGCGGGGCTTTTTGGAGAGGAGCGGGCTGCAG GTCGAGGACCTGGATCGGCTGAACATCATCCACGTCACGGGGACGAAGGGCAAG GGCTCAGCCTGCGCCTTCACCGAGCGCATCCTGCGCGGCTATGGGCTGCGGACCGGCTTCTACAG ctccccccacTTGGTGCAGGTGCGCGAGCGGATCCGTATCAACGGGCAGCCGCTGAGCAAGGAGCTGTTCAGCAAGTACTTCTGGCTGGTGTACCGCCGGCTGCGGGGCACCAag GACGAGTCTCAGGCCAACATGCCGGCTTACTTCCGCTTCCTCACCATCATGGCCTTCCACGTCTTCCTGCAGGAGaag GTGGACCTGGCGGTGGTGGAGGTGGGCATCGGTGGTGCCTTCGACTGCACCAACATCATCAG GGCGCCCGTGGTGTGCGGCGTCTCCTCGTTGGGCATCGACCACACCAGCATCCTGGGGGACACGGTGGAGAAGATCGCTTGGCAGAAGGGGGGCATTTTTAAG CCCGGCGTGCCGGCGTTCACTGTGCCGCAGCCCGAACAACCGCTGGAAGTGCTCCGGGACCGAGCGCGGGAGTGTGGG TGCCCGCTGTACCTGTGCCCCGAGCTGGATGCCTTTGAGGCGGGGACGcaggtgctggagctggggctggcGGGCAGCCACCAGCGCTCCAATGCTGCtctggctctgcagctctcaCGGACGTGGCTGCAGCGGCGCGGTTATGAAG CAGGTACCGATGTGCTGCAGGACGTGCTGCCTGGAGCGGAGCTGTCGGCACAGCGCTCGGTGCCACTGGCACCCACGTTTTGCCCCAGTGATGCCATGATCCAAG ggCTGCGGGACACAGAGTGGCCGGGCCGTACCCAGGTGCTGCCGCACGGCCCCGTGACGTGGTACATCGATGGGGCTCacaccaccagcagcatccAAGCCTGCGTCCGCTGGTTTCGCCAGGCGGCCCTCAATGAGGACAAACCCCAGGA TGGCTCTGAGGTGCGGGTGCTCCTCTTCAACGCTACGGGGGACCGGGACACAGCTGCGCtactgaagctgctgctggtgaggTTTTGGGGTGCTGGCGGGGGGATGCTGTCCTTGGGCCCCACTTTGCTGCAGGTGCTGGGAGCCACATGGTGGAGCTGCTGTCCGTCTGTCCTGCTGTCCTGTTGTCTCCCGGCTCAATGCCGCCCTCCTTTCCGAGGGGctcacagccccagctgcagtcCTAACACCCCCCCATCAAGCCACGCTGGGCTGGGACAG ccctgccactTTGACTACGCCGTCTTCTGCCCCAACTTCACAGAGGTGTCGGTGGCTGCTAACTCAG CAGACCAACAAAACTTCAACGTGACCCTGGAGAACGCCCTCACGCGCTGTGTGGAGAACCAGAAGACGTGGACGCGGCTGATGGAGGAGAAGGGGGGCCCATGGCTGCCGGCCCCCCTGGAGGTGGGGGGGCTGCTGCAACCGGACCCCCTGCGGGGAGCCCTGCTCCTGGTGCCCCCGGCCGAGCGGCCGCTCAACTCCACCTCCCTCGTCTTCCCCTGCATTTCCCACGCGCTGCAGTGGATCACGCAGGGCCGGGACCCCCACCTGCCCCTGCCTGCCTCCAAAGTGGGGGCTCACCCGCACCCTGTGGCCaccagtggggctgtgctgctgcaggaggcgGCCGCCATCCGTGTCCTTGTCACCGGCAGCCTGCACCTGGTTGGGGGGGTCCTCAAGCTGCTGGACCCCACGCTGTCCCAGTAG
- the FPGS gene encoding folylpolyglutamate synthase, mitochondrial isoform X3: protein MGLRGGAVRGWGDGGKGGGGERCSQRPAWDRCLGGPSRRPSPSRLPPRRGGVLPSPKMAAGRGGAAAAGTAARANSGRRGAARRDGGAGAARAARGAAGGGGERREAAQHAAGARPCSGLSAAASLQDAIRTLNTLQTNASYLEQVKRERGDPRAQLEAMRGFLERSGLQVEDLDRLNIIHVTGTKGKGSACAFTERILRGYGLRTGFYSSPHLVQVRERIRINGQPLSKELFSKYFWLVYRRLRGTKDESQANMPAYFRFLTIMAFHVFLQEKVDLAVVEVGIGGAFDCTNIIRAPVVCGVSSLGIDHTSILGDTVEKIAWQKGGIFKPGVPAFTVPQPEQPLEVLRDRARECGCPLYLCPELDAFEAGTQVLELGLAGSHQRSNAALALQLSRTWLQRRGYEGTDVLQDVLPGAELSAQRSVPLAPTFCPSDAMIQGLRDTEWPGRTQVLPHGPVTWYIDGAHTTSSIQACVRWFRQAALNEDKPQDGSEVRVLLFNATGDRDTAALLKLLLVRFWGAGGGMLSLGPTLLQVLGATWWSCCPSVLLSCCLPAQCRPPFRGAHSPSCSPNTPPSSHAGLGQPCHFDYAVFCPNFTEVSVAANSADQQNFNVTLENALTRCVENQKTWTRLMEEKGGPWLPAPLEVGGLLQPDPLRGALLLVPPAERPLNSTSLVFPCISHALQWITQGRDPHLPLPASKVGAHPHPVATSGAVLLQEAAAIRVLVTGSLHLVGGVLKLLDPTLSQ, encoded by the exons atggggctgcggggcggcgccGTGCGGGGATGGGGAGAtggagggaaggggggagggggggagcgATGCTCTCAGCGCCCCGCGTGGGACCGCTGCTTGGGGGGGCCGTCCCGCCGCCCCTCTCCGTCACGTCTCCCGCCCCGACGTGGCGGCGTTTTGCCCTCTCCAAAgatggcggcggggcggggcggggctgcggccgcgGGGACGGCGGCGCGCGCGAACAGCGgacggcgcggggcggcgcggcgcgatGGTGGCGCGGGGGCTGCGCGCGCtgcgcggggcgctgcggggggcggcggggagcggaggGAGGCGGCTCAGCACGCGGCCGGCGCGCGTCCCTGCAGCGGACTATCAG CCGCCGCTTCGCTGCAGGACGCCATCCGCACGCTGAACACGCTGCAGACCAACGCCAGTTACCTGGAGCAGGTGAAGAGGGAACGCGGGGACCCCCGGGCGCAGCTGGAGGCCATGCGGGGCTTTTTGGAGAGGAGCGGGCTGCAG GTCGAGGACCTGGATCGGCTGAACATCATCCACGTCACGGGGACGAAGGGCAAG GGCTCAGCCTGCGCCTTCACCGAGCGCATCCTGCGCGGCTATGGGCTGCGGACCGGCTTCTACAG ctccccccacTTGGTGCAGGTGCGCGAGCGGATCCGTATCAACGGGCAGCCGCTGAGCAAGGAGCTGTTCAGCAAGTACTTCTGGCTGGTGTACCGCCGGCTGCGGGGCACCAag GACGAGTCTCAGGCCAACATGCCGGCTTACTTCCGCTTCCTCACCATCATGGCCTTCCACGTCTTCCTGCAGGAGaag GTGGACCTGGCGGTGGTGGAGGTGGGCATCGGTGGTGCCTTCGACTGCACCAACATCATCAG GGCGCCCGTGGTGTGCGGCGTCTCCTCGTTGGGCATCGACCACACCAGCATCCTGGGGGACACGGTGGAGAAGATCGCTTGGCAGAAGGGGGGCATTTTTAAG CCCGGCGTGCCGGCGTTCACTGTGCCGCAGCCCGAACAACCGCTGGAAGTGCTCCGGGACCGAGCGCGGGAGTGTGGG TGCCCGCTGTACCTGTGCCCCGAGCTGGATGCCTTTGAGGCGGGGACGcaggtgctggagctggggctggcGGGCAGCCACCAGCGCTCCAATGCTGCtctggctctgcagctctcaCGGACGTGGCTGCAGCGGCGCGGTTATGAAG GTACCGATGTGCTGCAGGACGTGCTGCCTGGAGCGGAGCTGTCGGCACAGCGCTCGGTGCCACTGGCACCCACGTTTTGCCCCAGTGATGCCATGATCCAAG ggCTGCGGGACACAGAGTGGCCGGGCCGTACCCAGGTGCTGCCGCACGGCCCCGTGACGTGGTACATCGATGGGGCTCacaccaccagcagcatccAAGCCTGCGTCCGCTGGTTTCGCCAGGCGGCCCTCAATGAGGACAAACCCCAGGA TGGCTCTGAGGTGCGGGTGCTCCTCTTCAACGCTACGGGGGACCGGGACACAGCTGCGCtactgaagctgctgctggtgaggTTTTGGGGTGCTGGCGGGGGGATGCTGTCCTTGGGCCCCACTTTGCTGCAGGTGCTGGGAGCCACATGGTGGAGCTGCTGTCCGTCTGTCCTGCTGTCCTGTTGTCTCCCGGCTCAATGCCGCCCTCCTTTCCGAGGGGctcacagccccagctgcagtcCTAACACCCCCCCATCAAGCCACGCTGGGCTGGGACAG ccctgccactTTGACTACGCCGTCTTCTGCCCCAACTTCACAGAGGTGTCGGTGGCTGCTAACTCAG CAGACCAACAAAACTTCAACGTGACCCTGGAGAACGCCCTCACGCGCTGTGTGGAGAACCAGAAGACGTGGACGCGGCTGATGGAGGAGAAGGGGGGCCCATGGCTGCCGGCCCCCCTGGAGGTGGGGGGGCTGCTGCAACCGGACCCCCTGCGGGGAGCCCTGCTCCTGGTGCCCCCGGCCGAGCGGCCGCTCAACTCCACCTCCCTCGTCTTCCCCTGCATTTCCCACGCGCTGCAGTGGATCACGCAGGGCCGGGACCCCCACCTGCCCCTGCCTGCCTCCAAAGTGGGGGCTCACCCGCACCCTGTGGCCaccagtggggctgtgctgctgcaggaggcgGCCGCCATCCGTGTCCTTGTCACCGGCAGCCTGCACCTGGTTGGGGGGGTCCTCAAGCTGCTGGACCCCACGCTGTCCCAGTAG